From Streptomyces fungicidicus, one genomic window encodes:
- the glgX gene encoding glycogen debranching protein GlgX, protein MQVWPGEAYPLGATYDGAGTNFAVFTEAADRVELCLLHDDGSETAVELRESDAFVRHAYVPGVMPGQRYGFRAHGPYEPERGLRCNSAKLLLDPYARAIGGAVDWGEEVYGYHFGAPERRNDLDSAPHTMTSVVVNPYFDWGDDRRPRTEYHHTVIYEAHVKGLTMRHPGLPEELRGTYAGLAHPAVIDHLTGLGVTALELMPVHQFVNDHRLVDMGLNNYWGYNTIGFFAPHNAYASWGDRGQQVLEFKSAVKALHEAGIEVILDVVYNHTAEGNHLGPTLSFKGLDNPSYYRLTDDPRYYMDTTGTGNSLLMRSPHVLQMIMDSLRYWVTEMHVDGFRFDLAATLARQFHEVDRLSSFFDLVQQDPVVSQVKLIAEPWDVGEGGYQVGNFPPLWTEWNGKYRDTVRDLWRGEPRTLAEFASRLTGSSDLYQDDGRRPLASINFVTCHDGFTLHDLVSYNDKHNEANGEDNRDGESHNRSWNSGAEGETGDPEVLRLRARQMRNFIATLMLSQGVPMLSHGDEVARTQRGNNNAYCQDNELAWLDWPDGDGDGEDDPRRQLLEFTRAMVWLRKDHPVFRRRRFFHGRPVEGTHDDLSDIAWFTPEGAEMTQRDWDSARASALTVFLNGNAISEPGQRGERITDDSFLLMFNASPKPLDFVVPVDHGRQWQVVVDTARADGVPADTGRKVTAGTRLTLTDRSMTVLQRPV, encoded by the coding sequence ATGCAGGTCTGGCCTGGCGAGGCGTATCCGCTCGGTGCCACGTACGACGGCGCCGGAACGAATTTCGCGGTCTTCACGGAAGCCGCGGACCGAGTAGAGCTGTGTCTGCTGCACGACGACGGCTCCGAGACGGCCGTCGAGCTGCGCGAGAGCGACGCGTTCGTGCGGCACGCGTACGTGCCCGGCGTCATGCCCGGGCAGCGGTACGGCTTCCGCGCGCACGGCCCGTACGAGCCCGAGCGCGGGCTGCGCTGCAATTCGGCGAAGCTGCTGCTCGACCCGTACGCGCGTGCGATCGGCGGGGCGGTCGACTGGGGCGAGGAGGTCTACGGCTACCACTTCGGCGCGCCCGAGAGGCGCAACGACCTCGACTCGGCGCCGCACACCATGACGTCGGTCGTGGTCAACCCGTACTTCGACTGGGGCGACGACCGCAGGCCCCGTACGGAGTACCACCACACGGTGATCTACGAGGCCCACGTCAAGGGCCTGACCATGCGCCACCCGGGGCTGCCGGAGGAGCTGCGCGGCACCTACGCGGGGCTGGCCCACCCGGCCGTGATCGATCATCTGACCGGGCTGGGGGTGACCGCGCTGGAGCTGATGCCGGTGCACCAGTTCGTCAACGACCACCGGCTGGTCGACATGGGGCTGAACAACTACTGGGGCTACAACACGATCGGCTTCTTCGCCCCGCACAACGCGTACGCGTCCTGGGGCGACCGGGGCCAGCAGGTGCTGGAGTTCAAGTCGGCGGTGAAGGCGCTGCACGAGGCCGGGATCGAGGTGATCCTGGACGTGGTCTACAACCACACCGCCGAGGGCAACCACCTGGGCCCGACGCTGTCCTTCAAGGGGCTCGACAACCCCTCGTACTACCGGCTCACCGACGACCCCCGCTACTACATGGACACGACGGGGACCGGCAACTCCCTGCTCATGCGGTCCCCGCACGTGCTGCAGATGATCATGGACTCGCTGCGGTACTGGGTCACCGAGATGCATGTCGACGGGTTCCGCTTCGACCTGGCGGCGACCCTCGCACGTCAGTTCCACGAGGTGGACCGGCTGTCGTCCTTCTTCGACCTGGTGCAGCAGGACCCGGTGGTGTCCCAGGTGAAGCTGATCGCCGAGCCGTGGGACGTGGGCGAGGGCGGCTACCAGGTGGGCAACTTCCCGCCGCTGTGGACCGAGTGGAACGGCAAGTACCGCGACACCGTGCGGGACCTGTGGCGGGGCGAGCCGCGCACGCTCGCGGAGTTCGCCTCGCGGCTGACCGGCTCCTCCGACCTGTACCAGGACGACGGACGCCGCCCGCTCGCCTCCATCAACTTCGTGACCTGCCACGACGGCTTCACGCTGCACGACCTCGTCTCGTACAACGACAAGCACAACGAAGCCAACGGCGAGGACAACCGGGACGGCGAGAGCCACAACCGGTCGTGGAACTCCGGCGCCGAGGGCGAGACCGGCGACCCGGAGGTGCTGCGGCTGCGGGCCCGGCAGATGCGCAACTTCATCGCGACGCTGATGCTCTCCCAGGGCGTGCCCATGCTCAGCCACGGCGACGAGGTGGCCCGCACCCAGCGCGGCAACAACAACGCCTACTGCCAGGACAACGAGCTGGCCTGGCTCGACTGGCCCGACGGGGACGGGGACGGCGAGGACGATCCGCGCCGACAGCTGCTGGAGTTCACCCGCGCGATGGTGTGGCTGCGCAAGGACCACCCGGTGTTCCGCCGGCGCCGCTTCTTCCACGGCAGGCCGGTGGAGGGCACCCACGACGACCTCTCCGACATCGCCTGGTTCACTCCCGAGGGCGCGGAGATGACCCAGCGGGACTGGGACTCCGCGCGGGCGTCGGCGCTGACCGTGTTCCTCAACGGCAACGCGATCTCCGAGCCGGGGCAGCGTGGTGAGCGCATCACGGACGACTCGTTCCTGCTGATGTTCAACGCCTCCCCCAAGCCGCTGGACTTCGTGGTGCCCGTCGACCACGGCCGGCAGTGGCAGGTCGTGGTGGACACGGCCCGCGCGGACGGCGTCCCGGCGGACACCGGCCGGAAGGTGACGGCCGGCACCCGGCTCACCCTGACCGACCGCAGCATGACGGTGCTGCAGCGGCCGGTGTAG
- a CDS encoding SAV2148 family HEPN domain-containing protein, with amino-acid sequence MGSGGLELPPGDDGHEGSGSTDVPPGAVSLARPMEAGSIGPELDWGADAWSEVRTRAQRAGRAYIWLNLVEQRLRAVVAAVLRPVYEPVHGDDWVVAAAGPAGQEWVQRAVAVREVSRRKGYLLDPADDNVLSFLTLPQLRELMVQHWPCFEPYFDDRREVELALDELEVTRNVVSRNRALSEAVLNQAERASARLLEMLGAGGDVPSARRLPVDAVEDLVGDRYADVVAVHPDRVRLLRQFPAEDIFGGARRLDAIGIGLNLLVQNFSGRRLVRLAESGCRVRLLFLNPASSAVKRRERELGLKRGELGRAVEMNILHMRRVRSRLRDPGAFEIQVYDETPRCTAYLVDGDGSDGVAVVQNHLRRARGMEAPVLVLRNGTKVVKPGEAEVGGLFPTYREEFEMMWADSRPVS; translated from the coding sequence GTGGGGTCGGGAGGGCTGGAACTGCCCCCTGGTGACGACGGTCACGAGGGGAGTGGTTCCACGGACGTCCCGCCCGGTGCGGTGTCCCTGGCACGGCCGATGGAAGCGGGTTCGATCGGGCCGGAGCTGGACTGGGGCGCCGACGCCTGGAGCGAGGTGCGCACCCGCGCCCAGCGGGCCGGCCGGGCCTACATCTGGCTGAACCTCGTCGAGCAGCGGCTGCGCGCGGTCGTGGCCGCCGTCCTGCGCCCCGTCTACGAGCCGGTGCACGGCGACGACTGGGTGGTCGCCGCCGCCGGACCGGCCGGGCAGGAGTGGGTGCAGCGCGCCGTCGCGGTGCGCGAGGTCAGCCGCCGCAAGGGCTATCTGCTCGACCCGGCCGACGACAACGTGCTGTCCTTCCTCACCCTGCCGCAGCTGCGCGAGCTGATGGTCCAGCACTGGCCCTGCTTCGAGCCGTACTTCGACGACCGGCGGGAGGTCGAGCTCGCCCTGGACGAGCTGGAGGTCACCCGCAACGTGGTCTCCCGCAACCGCGCCCTGTCCGAGGCGGTGCTGAACCAGGCCGAGCGGGCCTCCGCGCGGCTGCTGGAGATGCTCGGCGCCGGCGGCGACGTGCCGTCCGCGCGGCGGCTGCCCGTCGACGCGGTCGAGGACCTGGTCGGCGACCGGTACGCCGACGTGGTCGCCGTGCACCCGGACCGGGTGCGGCTGCTGCGCCAGTTCCCGGCCGAGGACATCTTCGGCGGGGCCCGCCGCCTGGACGCCATCGGCATCGGGCTCAACCTGCTGGTGCAGAACTTCTCCGGGCGCCGTCTGGTGCGGCTGGCGGAGTCCGGCTGCCGGGTGCGGCTGCTCTTCCTGAACCCGGCCTCCAGCGCGGTCAAGCGCCGGGAGCGCGAGCTCGGCCTCAAGCGCGGCGAGCTCGGCCGTGCCGTCGAGATGAACATCCTGCACATGCGCCGCGTCCGGTCGCGGCTGCGCGACCCCGGCGCCTTCGAGATCCAGGTGTACGACGAGACGCCCCGCTGCACCGCCTACCTCGTGGACGGGGACGGTTCGGACGGCGTCGCGGTGGTGCAGAACCATCTGCGCCGGGCCCGGGGCATGGAGGCGCCGGTACTGGTGCTGCGCAACGGGACCAAGGTGGTCAAGCCGGGCGAGGCCGAGGTGGGCGGGCTGTTCCCCACCTACCGCGAGGAGTTCGAGATGATGTGGGCGGATTCGCGTCCGGTGTCGTGA
- a CDS encoding 3'-5' exonuclease, with product MGWHRELLIGFDLETTGTDPREARIVTGAVIEVRAGEPLGRREWLADPGVPIPEDAVAVHGISGERAAAEGRPADQVADAIAGVLTAYWQTGVPVVAYNAAFDLTLLSAELRRYGLPSLSDRLGGIEPAPVIDPYTIDRAVDRYRRGKRNLEAVCAEYGVVLDSAHDATADALAAARLACAIAGRHPKVAALAPAELHRRQIEWYAAWAADFQDFLRRKGDATALVDGAWPLRKPAGERV from the coding sequence ATGGGCTGGCACCGGGAGCTCCTGATCGGCTTCGACCTGGAGACGACGGGTACGGACCCGCGCGAGGCGCGGATCGTCACGGGGGCCGTGATCGAGGTCAGGGCGGGGGAGCCGCTGGGGCGCCGGGAGTGGCTGGCGGACCCGGGCGTGCCCATCCCGGAGGACGCGGTCGCGGTGCACGGCATCAGCGGCGAGCGGGCGGCCGCCGAGGGCCGCCCCGCCGACCAGGTGGCCGACGCCATCGCCGGCGTCCTCACCGCCTATTGGCAGACGGGCGTCCCGGTCGTCGCGTACAACGCCGCCTTCGACCTGACCCTGCTCTCCGCCGAACTGCGGCGGTACGGACTGCCGTCGCTGAGCGACCGTCTCGGCGGCATCGAGCCGGCCCCGGTCATCGATCCGTACACCATCGACCGTGCCGTCGACCGCTACCGCCGGGGCAAGCGCAACCTGGAGGCCGTCTGCGCGGAGTACGGCGTGGTCCTCGACTCGGCGCACGACGCGACCGCCGACGCCCTCGCGGCGGCCCGGCTGGCCTGTGCGATAGCCGGCCGCCACCCCAAGGTCGCGGCCCTCGCGCCGGCGGAACTGCACCGCCGTCAGATCGAGTGGTACGCGGCCTGGGCGGCGGACTTCCAGGACTTCCTGCGCCGCAAGGGCGACGCGACCGCGCTCGTCGACGGCGCCTGGCCGCTGCGGAAGCCGGCGGGCGAGCGGGTCTGA
- a CDS encoding phosphotransferase, whose protein sequence is MDEARARDVLAAAGVLPGAAADARLLALGENAVFAAGGLAVKVGRDAELLDRARRELAVAGWLAERGVPAVRAAESEALLVEGHPVTVWHRLPEAVRPAEPRDLAGLLRLVHALPAPPFALPPRELLGGVERWLRLAGDAIDPADAAYLRERRDGFASAAAALTPHLPPGPVHGDALTRNVHIGPDGPVLIDLETFSADLREHDLVVMALSHDRYGLPDEAYASFTGTYGWDVRAWEGCSVLRGARETASCAWVAQHAPGNPAALAEFRRRVASLRDGDESVRWYPF, encoded by the coding sequence ATGGACGAGGCACGGGCGCGGGACGTGCTGGCGGCGGCAGGAGTGCTGCCCGGCGCGGCGGCGGACGCGCGGCTGCTGGCCCTCGGGGAGAACGCGGTGTTCGCCGCCGGGGGCCTGGCCGTGAAGGTGGGCCGCGACGCCGAGCTGCTGGACCGGGCCCGCCGGGAACTGGCCGTCGCCGGATGGCTGGCGGAGCGGGGCGTGCCCGCGGTGCGGGCCGCCGAGTCCGAGGCGCTGCTGGTCGAGGGGCACCCGGTGACCGTGTGGCACCGGCTGCCGGAGGCGGTGCGGCCAGCCGAACCCCGGGATCTGGCCGGACTGCTGCGGCTGGTCCACGCGCTGCCCGCTCCCCCGTTCGCGCTGCCGCCCCGCGAACTGCTGGGCGGCGTGGAGCGCTGGCTGCGGCTCGCGGGCGACGCGATCGACCCCGCGGACGCGGCGTATCTGCGCGAGCGGCGGGACGGTTTCGCCTCGGCCGCGGCGGCGCTGACGCCCCATCTGCCGCCGGGCCCCGTCCACGGCGACGCCCTGACCCGCAATGTGCACATCGGGCCGGACGGGCCGGTCCTGATCGACCTGGAGACCTTCTCCGCCGATCTGCGCGAGCACGATCTGGTGGTCATGGCCCTGTCCCACGACCGCTACGGGCTGCCGGACGAGGCGTACGCGTCGTTCACCGGCACCTACGGCTGGGACGTGCGCGCGTGGGAGGGCTGCTCGGTGCTGCGCGGCGCGCGGGAGACGGCCAGCTGCGCCTGGGTCGCCCAGCACGCGCCGGGCAACCCCGCGGCGCTGGCCGAGTTCCGGCGCCGGGTGGCGTCGCTGCGGGACGGGGACGAGTCCGTGCGCTGGTACCCCTTCTGA
- the mgt gene encoding macrolide-inactivating glycosyltransferase → MTSPAHIAMFSIAAHGHVNPSLEVIRELVARGHRVTYAIPPHFAEKVAETGAEPVLWNSTLPGPDDDPEAWGSTLLDNVEPFLADAVQALPQLIEAYEGDTPDLVLHDITSYPARVLAHRWGVPAVSLSPNLVAWDGYEKEVAEPMWEEPKKTERGQAYYARFRAWLEENGITQHPDDFAGRPARSIVLIPRALQPNADRVDESVHSFVGACQGDRGAEGGWQRPAGAEKVVLVSLGSSFTKQPAFYRECVEAFGGLPGWHLVLQVGRHVDPAELGDLPDNVEVRSWVPQLAVLRQADLFVTHAGAGGSQEGLATATPMIAVPQAVDQFGNADMLQGLGVARHVPAGEADAGTLRAAALALVDDPEVARRLKGIQAEMAEEGGTRRAADLIEAELPARR, encoded by the coding sequence ATGACCAGTCCCGCTCACATCGCCATGTTCTCCATCGCCGCCCACGGCCACGTGAACCCGAGCCTCGAGGTGATCCGCGAGCTCGTGGCGCGCGGACACCGGGTGACCTACGCGATCCCGCCGCACTTCGCCGAGAAGGTCGCCGAGACCGGCGCCGAACCGGTGCTGTGGAACAGCACGCTCCCCGGTCCCGACGACGACCCGGAGGCCTGGGGCAGCACACTGCTCGACAACGTGGAGCCGTTCCTCGCGGACGCCGTCCAGGCGCTTCCGCAGCTCATCGAGGCCTACGAGGGCGACACCCCCGACCTCGTCCTGCACGACATCACCTCCTACCCGGCGCGGGTGCTCGCCCACCGCTGGGGCGTGCCCGCGGTCTCCCTCTCGCCGAACCTCGTCGCCTGGGACGGGTACGAGAAGGAGGTCGCCGAGCCGATGTGGGAGGAGCCGAAGAAGACCGAGCGGGGGCAGGCGTACTACGCCCGCTTCCGGGCCTGGCTGGAGGAGAACGGAATCACTCAGCACCCCGACGACTTCGCCGGCCGCCCCGCGCGTTCGATCGTGCTGATCCCCAGGGCGCTCCAGCCGAACGCCGACCGGGTGGACGAGAGCGTGCACTCCTTCGTCGGCGCCTGCCAGGGCGACCGCGGCGCCGAGGGCGGCTGGCAGCGGCCGGCCGGCGCGGAGAAGGTCGTGCTGGTGTCGCTGGGATCGTCCTTCACCAAGCAGCCCGCCTTCTACCGGGAGTGCGTCGAGGCGTTCGGCGGTCTGCCCGGCTGGCACCTGGTGCTGCAGGTCGGCAGGCACGTCGATCCCGCCGAGCTCGGTGACCTGCCGGACAACGTCGAGGTGCGGTCCTGGGTGCCGCAGCTCGCGGTCCTCCGCCAGGCCGACCTGTTCGTCACCCACGCCGGGGCCGGCGGCAGCCAGGAGGGGCTGGCCACGGCCACGCCGATGATCGCCGTACCGCAGGCCGTGGACCAGTTCGGCAACGCGGACATGCTGCAGGGGCTGGGGGTGGCCCGGCACGTCCCGGCCGGCGAGGCGGACGCCGGGACCCTGCGGGCCGCGGCCCTCGCCCTCGTCGACGACCCGGAGGTGGCCCGGCGGCTGAAGGGCATCCAGGCCGAGATGGCCGAGGAGGGCGGCACCCGCCGGGCGGCCGACCTGATCGAGGCGGAGTTGCCCGCACGGCGCTGA
- a CDS encoding MMPL family transporter, with translation MGNGESRVRGLAARAGGWSARHRWAAVGIWVLFVVLAMGLGSAAGRVDVGDSDQLKGETSTAARIIEEAGIEEPAGETVLVQARDGGPEATDAGFRSAVAAVVTAVERTGEVTDVTSPYESGTISKDGRSALVQFDVRGDSDTAGDRVAPVLKAVEDVQKDHGSLRIEEIGDASMMKTFDDAFGDDFKKAEYSAVPVALGILLIAFGALVAALLPVALAITAIMATMGLMGLVSHLQPMSDTANSVMLLVGLAVGVDYCLFYLRREREERAAGRDAGTALRIAAATSGRAIVVSGVTVCVAMAGMLFTGLAEFEAMGLASLMVVAVAMVGSVTVLPALLSLLGERVEKGRLPFLRRRRTGGSTDSRFWTAVLKRVLARPVLSVVVATGALLAVAAPAVGMKTQNLTLDQEFGDSLPIVQTYDRVNEAFPGGSEPAEVVVRADDINAPEVRSALAEFREGAIGSGASRGPVEIKLHDQQNVAFVYVPLVGGSDQDKAGESLDKLRDEVRPATLGEVDGVEAPITGQVAGSKDFNDQVVGSVVPVFAFVVVFAFLVMLLSFRSLTVAITSIVLNLLSVGAAYGILVAVFQHGWGASLVGAEGVGAIITWLPLFLFVILFGLSTDYHVFVVSRIREARLRGRTTRDAVRHGVVTTAGVVTSAAIIMVAVFGIFGTLSMQSMKQMGVGLAAAVLIDATVIRGVLLPAVMTLLGERNWYLPKWLHRMPDLTHDESPEPVTPPVSRDDEGERVPV, from the coding sequence ATGGGGAACGGAGAATCACGGGTGCGGGGCCTCGCCGCACGGGCCGGCGGCTGGAGCGCCCGGCACCGCTGGGCGGCCGTCGGCATCTGGGTGCTGTTCGTCGTGCTGGCGATGGGACTCGGTTCGGCCGCGGGCCGGGTCGACGTCGGCGACAGCGATCAGCTCAAGGGGGAGACCAGCACCGCCGCCCGCATCATCGAGGAGGCCGGCATCGAGGAGCCGGCCGGAGAGACCGTGCTGGTCCAGGCCCGGGACGGCGGTCCGGAGGCCACGGACGCCGGGTTCAGGTCGGCGGTCGCCGCGGTCGTCACGGCGGTGGAGAGGACCGGCGAGGTCACGGACGTCACCTCGCCGTACGAGAGCGGCACCATCTCGAAGGACGGGCGCAGCGCGCTGGTCCAGTTCGACGTGCGGGGCGACTCCGACACCGCAGGTGACCGGGTCGCGCCGGTGCTGAAGGCCGTGGAGGACGTCCAGAAGGACCACGGGTCGCTGCGGATCGAGGAGATCGGCGACGCCAGCATGATGAAGACGTTCGACGACGCGTTCGGCGACGACTTCAAGAAGGCCGAGTACTCCGCGGTGCCGGTGGCCCTCGGCATCCTGCTGATCGCGTTCGGCGCGCTGGTGGCGGCGCTGCTGCCGGTGGCGCTGGCGATCACCGCGATCATGGCGACGATGGGTCTGATGGGCCTGGTCAGCCACCTGCAGCCGATGAGCGACACCGCGAACTCGGTGATGCTGCTGGTCGGCCTGGCCGTCGGCGTCGACTACTGCCTGTTCTACCTGCGCCGGGAGCGCGAGGAGCGGGCGGCCGGACGGGACGCCGGCACGGCGCTGCGGATCGCGGCCGCGACCAGCGGCCGGGCGATCGTCGTCTCCGGTGTCACGGTGTGCGTGGCCATGGCGGGCATGCTGTTCACCGGGCTCGCCGAGTTCGAGGCGATGGGCCTGGCCTCGCTGATGGTGGTGGCGGTCGCCATGGTCGGCTCGGTCACCGTCCTGCCGGCGCTCCTCTCGCTGCTGGGCGAGCGGGTCGAGAAGGGCCGTCTGCCGTTCCTGCGCAGGCGGCGCACCGGCGGCAGCACGGACAGCCGGTTCTGGACGGCCGTGCTGAAGCGGGTGCTCGCCAGGCCGGTGCTGTCGGTCGTGGTGGCGACCGGCGCGCTGCTTGCGGTGGCCGCTCCGGCGGTCGGGATGAAGACCCAGAACCTCACGCTGGACCAGGAGTTCGGCGACTCGCTGCCGATCGTGCAGACGTACGACCGGGTGAACGAGGCGTTCCCGGGCGGTTCCGAGCCGGCCGAGGTGGTCGTCAGGGCGGACGACATCAACGCGCCCGAGGTGCGGTCCGCGCTCGCCGAATTCCGTGAGGGGGCGATCGGTTCGGGTGCCTCGCGCGGGCCGGTCGAGATCAAGCTGCACGACCAGCAGAACGTCGCGTTCGTCTACGTCCCGCTGGTGGGCGGCTCCGACCAGGACAAGGCGGGCGAGAGCCTGGACAAGCTGCGCGACGAGGTGCGGCCCGCCACGCTCGGCGAGGTCGACGGCGTCGAGGCGCCGATCACCGGGCAGGTGGCCGGTTCGAAGGACTTCAACGACCAGGTGGTCGGCTCCGTCGTCCCGGTCTTCGCCTTCGTGGTGGTCTTCGCCTTCCTGGTGATGCTGCTGTCGTTCCGCTCGCTGACGGTCGCGATCACCTCCATCGTGCTGAACCTGCTGTCGGTGGGCGCCGCGTACGGCATCCTCGTGGCGGTCTTCCAGCACGGCTGGGGCGCGTCCCTGGTGGGCGCGGAGGGCGTCGGCGCGATCATCACCTGGCTGCCGCTGTTCCTCTTCGTGATCCTGTTCGGCCTGTCGACGGACTACCACGTGTTCGTGGTCTCCCGGATCCGCGAGGCCCGGCTGCGGGGCCGTACGACGCGGGACGCGGTCCGGCACGGTGTGGTCACCACGGCCGGCGTGGTCACCAGTGCCGCGATCATCATGGTCGCCGTGTTCGGGATCTTCGGAACGCTGTCCATGCAGTCCATGAAGCAAATGGGCGTCGGCCTCGCGGCGGCGGTGCTCATCGACGCGACGGTCATCCGGGGAGTGCTGCTGCCCGCGGTGATGACGCTGCTCGGCGAGCGCAACTGGTACCTGCCGAAGTGGCTGCACCGGATGCCCGACCTGACCCACGACGAGTCGCCGGAGCCGGTGACGCCGCCGGTGTCGCGGGACGACGAGGGCGAGCGGGTACCGGTGTGA
- a CDS encoding DUF1697 domain-containing protein, translated as MATRYAALLRGINVGGSRKVPMAELRTLLEGLGHDGVRTHLQSGQAVFASGHGDEESLAAELAAAVERHFGFAVDVIVRDHAYLKGIVEACPFPAAELEPKQLHVTYFSAPVTPERFTEVDRAAYLPEDFRLGDRALYLYAPDGLGRSKLAEHLSKPRVNKGVVATSRNWNTVRKLAELTEG; from the coding sequence ATGGCGACGAGATACGCGGCGCTGCTGCGCGGGATCAACGTGGGCGGCAGCAGGAAAGTCCCGATGGCCGAGCTGCGCACGCTCCTGGAAGGGCTCGGCCACGACGGGGTGCGCACCCATCTGCAGAGCGGCCAGGCGGTGTTCGCCTCCGGGCACGGCGACGAGGAGTCCCTCGCCGCCGAGCTGGCGGCGGCGGTCGAGCGGCACTTCGGCTTCGCGGTGGACGTGATCGTGCGCGACCACGCCTATCTGAAGGGGATCGTCGAGGCCTGCCCGTTCCCGGCCGCCGAACTGGAGCCCAAGCAGCTCCACGTCACCTACTTCTCCGCGCCCGTCACCCCCGAGCGCTTCACCGAGGTCGACCGGGCGGCCTATCTGCCGGAGGACTTCCGTCTCGGCGACCGCGCGCTCTACCTCTACGCCCCCGACGGCCTGGGCCGTTCCAAGCTCGCCGAACACCTGTCCAAGCCCCGTGTCAACAAGGGCGTCGTCGCCACCAGCCGCAACTGGAACACGGTGCGCAAACTGGCGGAGCTCACCGAGGGCTGA
- a CDS encoding sirohydrochlorin chelatase, giving the protein MHRPVLLVVAHGSRDPRHAATVHALVRRVRSLRPGLRVETGFLDFNLPSVTGALESLDAEGVREVVALPLLLTRAFHAKADIPAVLAQAPRRLRISRAEVLGPSPLLLSALERRLYEAGLTPADKSSTGVVLASAGSSDPEAIAVIAEIAREWRHTGWCAVRPAFASASLPRTEQAVRELRALGCARVAVAPYVLAPGFLPDRIARGAAGADVLADVLGPAPEVARLLLDRYDEARVRAPAAIGA; this is encoded by the coding sequence ATGCACCGTCCGGTACTCCTCGTCGTCGCCCACGGCAGCCGCGATCCGCGGCACGCCGCGACCGTGCACGCCCTGGTGCGGCGGGTGCGGTCGCTGCGGCCGGGGCTGCGCGTGGAGACCGGGTTCCTGGACTTCAACCTCCCCTCGGTCACGGGAGCGCTGGAGTCCCTGGACGCGGAGGGCGTCCGCGAGGTGGTCGCCCTCCCGCTGCTGCTGACCCGCGCCTTCCACGCCAAGGCGGACATCCCGGCGGTGCTGGCGCAGGCTCCGCGGCGGCTGCGGATCAGCCGGGCCGAGGTGCTGGGCCCGTCCCCGCTGCTGCTCTCGGCGCTGGAGCGCCGGCTGTACGAGGCGGGCCTGACGCCCGCCGACAAGTCCTCCACCGGGGTCGTACTGGCCTCGGCGGGGTCCTCCGACCCGGAGGCGATCGCAGTGATCGCAGAAATCGCGCGGGAGTGGCGGCACACCGGTTGGTGCGCCGTGCGGCCTGCGTTCGCCTCCGCATCCCTCCCCCGCACCGAGCAGGCGGTACGGGAGCTGCGCGCCCTCGGCTGCGCGCGCGTCGCCGTGGCGCCGTACGTCCTGGCCCCCGGCTTCCTCCCGGACCGGATCGCCCGGGGCGCGGCCGGGGCGGACGTCCTCGCGGACGTGCTGGGCCCGGCGCCGGAGGTGGCGCGGCTGCTGCTCGACCGGTACGACGAGGCGCGGGTGCGGGCGCCGGCCGCGATCGGCGCCTGA
- a CDS encoding ABC transporter permease: MASTETTAKDRDGGDLAGLEAGLDALETVQTGRRPFRQTFVEKILPPVIAVALVLAVWQALVSFRIVDDPSKLPAPGAVWDVAQRAWLQGELLGYIWTSVSRGLLGFFFALLIGTPLGLLVARVKFVRAAIGPILSGLQSLPSVAWVPPAVIWLGLNNQMMYAVILLGAVPSIANGLVSGVDQVPPLFLRAGRTLGATGLKGTWHIVLPAALPGYVAGLKQGWAFSWRSLMAAEIIASFPDLGVGLGQLLENGRNASDMAMVFEAILLILTVGIAIDLLIFSPLERWVLRSRGLLVRS, encoded by the coding sequence ATGGCCAGCACTGAGACGACCGCCAAGGACCGGGACGGCGGCGACCTCGCCGGTCTGGAGGCGGGGCTCGACGCACTGGAGACGGTGCAGACCGGGCGCAGGCCGTTCCGGCAGACCTTCGTGGAGAAGATCCTTCCGCCGGTCATCGCCGTCGCCCTGGTGCTGGCGGTGTGGCAGGCGCTGGTCTCCTTCAGGATCGTCGACGATCCGAGCAAGCTGCCCGCACCCGGCGCCGTCTGGGACGTCGCCCAGCGGGCGTGGCTCCAGGGCGAGCTGCTCGGCTACATCTGGACCAGCGTCTCGCGCGGTCTGCTCGGCTTCTTCTTCGCGCTGCTGATCGGCACCCCGCTGGGGCTGCTGGTGGCGCGGGTGAAGTTCGTGCGGGCGGCGATCGGCCCGATCCTGTCGGGTCTGCAGTCGCTGCCGTCGGTGGCGTGGGTGCCGCCGGCGGTGATCTGGCTGGGTCTGAACAACCAGATGATGTACGCGGTGATCCTGCTCGGCGCGGTCCCCTCGATCGCCAACGGTCTGGTGTCCGGCGTCGACCAGGTGCCCCCGCTGTTCCTGCGGGCCGGCCGTACGCTGGGGGCGACGGGCCTGAAGGGCACCTGGCACATCGTGCTGCCGGCCGCGCTGCCCGGCTATGTGGCGGGTCTGAAGCAGGGGTGGGCGTTCTCCTGGCGGTCCCTGATGGCCGCGGAGATCATCGCGTCCTTCCCCGACCTGGGCGTGGGCCTGGGCCAGCTGCTGGAGAACGGCCGCAACGCCAGCGACATGGCCATGGTGTTCGAGGCCATCCTGCTGATCCTGACCGTCGGTATCGCCATCGACCTGCTGATCTTCAGCCCGCTGGAGCGGTGGGTGCTGCGCAGCCGTGGTCTGCTGGTGAGGAGCTGA